The following coding sequences are from one Schizosaccharomyces osmophilus chromosome 1, complete sequence window:
- the npp1 gene encoding nucleotide pyrophosphatase Npp1: MPDRLFNRKKGNAFENSEDFRESTSRPLLRRYMLAVVVFCIVAIGVFRAAISSHSNNILFPNKGSPLSNGTNSFLPTVIMISLDGFRADYMYRGHTPNLLQLAERNTHAPFMIPVFPSITFPNHYSLATGLYPENHGMVSNNFYDPISGKYFVNTRPECNNDPYWWTQAEPIWINAERHSIRSAIHMWPGNEVAHDGIRPTYYTSFNASITLNEKKDELLHWLDHTDDTRPQLLMCYVPHVDSVGHTFGPDSPQLNLILKEVDHMIGNLLEGLSKRNLQDVVNLIFVSDHGMAPTSNDRLLWLDDLFNVSKVEFRDGWPLAGFRSESESDETYIADSLKNATSKALPGTEYWQSSTKEEIPENLHYSKNDRIAPVWMIPDPGWSIVSSLDHSPDVEYEPYGVHGYDNKSPLMRAIFTAFGPAFEPFKSKQLMPFRNVEIYDIISYILNLPANITNSSFHGAIPTKKSSNSTKEWLLHDIQQAYDELKAR; this comes from the coding sequence ATGCCTGACAGGTTAttcaatagaaaaaaaggaaatgcaTTTGAAAACTCAGAAGATTTTAGAGAATCAACATCTCGACCTTTATTGAGACGCTATATGTTAGCTGTTGTGGTGTTCTGCATTGTTGCAATTGGCGTCTTCAGGGCAGCTATATCGTCTCATTCcaataatattttatttccgAACAAAGGTTCACCCCTTAGCAATGGAACAAACTCCTTCCTTCCTACTGTTATCATGATTTCTTTGGATGGATTTCGAGCAGACTATATGTATCGAGGTCACACACCCAATTTGCTTCAGTTGGCTGAAAGGAACACTCATGCACCATTCATGATACCAGTTTTTCCTAGTATAACGTTTCCTAATCACTACTCTCTAGCGACTGGACTTTATCCCGAAAACCACGGTATGGTTAGTAACAACTTTTACGATCCTATTAGTGGAAAGTATTTTGTAAATACCCGTCCGGAATGCAACAATGATCCATATTGGTGGACGCAGGCAGAACCAATATGGATCAATGCTGAACGACATTCGATTCGTTCTGCTATCCACATGTGGCCGGGAAACGAAGTTGCTCATGATGGGATACGGCCCACTTATTACACATCGTTCAATGCTAGCATAACTCTTaacgaaaaaaaggatgaaCTTCTTCATTGGCTTGATCATACAGACGATACACGACCACAATTGCTTATGTGTTACGTGCCTCACGTTGATTCCGTTGGACATACCTTTGGACCAGATTCGCCGCAGCTCAACCTGATTCTGAAAGAAGTTGACCACATGATTGGTAATTTGCTTGAAGGTCTCAGTAAAAGAAACTTACAAGACGTCGTAAACCTAATATTTGTGAGTGATCATGGTATGGCTCCTACATCAAATGATCGCTTGCTTTGGTTAGATGATCTTTTCAACGTTTCAAAAGTTGAATTTAGAGACGGTTGGCCCTTGGCTGGCTTTCGAAGTGAATCTGAATCAGACGAAACCTATATTGCTGATAGCTTAAAAAATGCAACTTCCAAAGCGTTGCCGGGAACTGAGTATTGGCAATcctcaacaaaagaagaaataccAGAAAATTTGCATTATTCAAAGAATGATAGAATTGCTCCTGTTTGGATGATACCTGATCCAGGCTGGTCAATCGTCTCCTCTTTAGACCATTCTCCTGATGTTGAGTATGAGCCATATGGCGTTCATGGTTATGATAATAAATCCCCCCTAATGAGAGCTATATTTACTGCATTTGGTCCCGCCTTTGAGCCGTTCAAATCGAAACAGTTAATGCCTTTCCGTAATGTTGAAATTTACGATATAATCTCTTATATATTGAACCTACCGGCCAATATTACCAATAGTTCATTTCATGGTGCCATACCTACCAAGAAATCCTCAAATTCTACGAAAGAATGGTTACTTCACGACATCCAACAAGCGTACGATGAGCTCAAGGCTCGTTAA
- the hac1 gene encoding 2-hydroxyacyl-CoA lyase Hac1 has protein sequence MSVPFPDVVARTLLDLKVKVVFGIVGIPVIEVCEAIQKAGIHFIGFRNEQSAAYAASAYGYLTKTPGICIVVGGPGVVHALAGVFNASANRWPLLLMAGSSATSQRYRGAFQELDQVAYLNQSTKLALRPPTATMTPELIHRAYHVSINGTPGPCYVDLPADFIQSSLQESSWKSLSCVPHPLECGPDPTRIQKAAQILKNAKSPLVVIGKGASYARAEESILTFIEKTHIPFLPTPMGKGVLPENHWLNFSSSRSTALKNADVVLLVGARLNWVLHFGFSPRWSKDVKFIQIDSNAEELGSNGGDVSLGIWSDVDLALLRLIDSLQTWNYCYEQSSYLSMLQKHRKKNESKGSQLLKKDMPLQMESALIVINDSVKSLVKDTQRNVTWVSEGANTLDKGRRILEVTHPRGRLDSGTMATMGVGLGYSIAASVANPHDKIVAVEGDSAFGFSAIELETAIRSNLDLLIIIINNNGVYHGLDESNFKKLKSHHKLPTTALSPAVRYDLICEACGGTGYFVTNVNDLKNAIQDSWGRKTTCLINVMVDPEMDKILNFAWMDDEKLNAKL, from the exons ATGAGTGTTCCTTTTCCAGATGTTGTGGCCCGAACTTTGCTTGACTTAAAAGTCAAAGTGGTTTTTGGTATTGTTGGCATTCCTGTTATTGAGGTCTGTGAAGCTATTCAAAAAGCTggaattcattttatcGGATTTCGTAATGAACAGAGTGCAGCTTATGCTGCTTCCGCTTACGGATACTTGACCAAAACACCCGGTATTTGTATAGTTGTTGGTGGTCCTGGCGTAGTGCATGCTTTGGCAGGTGTTTTCAATGCTTCAGCTAACCGTTGGCCTTTACTTCTCATGGCTGGTTCTAGCGCTACATCACAGCGATACAGGGGAGCATTTCAAGAGTTAGATCAAGTGGCATATCTAAATCAAAGTACAAAGCTTGCTTTACGACCTCCCACAGCGACCATGACTCCAGAATTGATTCATAGGGCGTACCATGTTTCTATTAACGGAACACCGGGTCCTTGCTACGTTGATCTTCCAGCCGACTTTATTCAATCCTCACTTCAAGAGTCTTCCTGGAAATCCCTCTCCTGTGTTCCTCATCCCCTGGAGTGTGGACCCGATCCTACGCGGATTCAGAAGGCTGCACAAATCttaaaaaatgcaaaatcGCCTTTGGTTGTTATTGGAAAAGGCGCTTCTTATGCACGCGCCGAAGAAAGTATTTTGAcctttatagaaaaaacaCACATACCATTCTTACCAACTCCAATGGGCAAAGGTGTACTACCAGAGAATCATTGGTTaaacttttcatcttcGAGATCAActgctttaaaaaatgctGATGTTGTTTTACTGGTCGGCGCTCGATTGAATTGGGTACTACATTTTGGCTTTTCTCCACGGTGGTCAAAGGATGTAAAATTTATTCAAATAGACTCTAATGCCGAGGAATTGGGTAGTAATGGCGGTGATGTTTCCTTGGGAATTTGGTCTGATGTCGACTTGGCTTTACTTCGTTTAATCGATTCTCTACAAACCTGGAATTATTGCTATGAACAATCTTCCTACCTTAGTATGCTTCAAAAGCATcgcaaaaaaaatgagtCTAAAGGCTCGCagttattaaaaaaagatatgCCTTTACAAATGGAAAGCGCTTTAATTGTCATCAACGATTCTGTTAAATCTCTGGTGAAAGATACACAGAGAAATGTAACCTGGGTTTCTGAAGGAGCAAACACTTTGGACAAAGGACGCAGGATCCTGGAAGTAACTCATCCCCGTGGCAGACTAGACAGCGGAACAATGGCTACCATGGGCGTTGGTCTTGGCTATTCAATTGCGGCGTCAGTGGCCAATCCTCACGATAAAATTGTTGCGGTAGAAGGTGATAGTGCTTTTGGATTTAGCGCAATAGAACTAGAGACTGCAATTCGTAGCAACTTGGACCTTTTGATCAtcataataaataacaacGGTGTATATCATGGTTTGGATGAATCAAATTTTAAGAAATTAAAGAGTCATCATAAACTTCCCACGACAGCCCTGTCTCCTGCAGTTCGATATGATTTAATTTGTGAAGCGTGCGGTGGAACAGGCTACTTTGTTACGAATGTTAATGATTTGAAGAATGCAATTCAAGATTCTTGGGGAAGGAAGACTACGTGTTTGATTAATGTAATGGTAGATCCTGAGATGGACAAAATATTG AACTTTGCATGGatggatgatgaaaagcTAAACGCGAAACTATAA
- a CDS encoding pyridoxamine 5'-phosphate oxidase, translating into MMENDWKIKLTKLLKDNSDSSGLLHPEYMQLATLPSEGDKYPRNRTVAIRGFLNSGWETDKDDLDTDLLVFSTDVESQKAKDISLRQAKSTPTGPMHNTFELCSWLPKTMQQVRLWGQIWFYTPDLAEKNEFPKEDLLTSHLSRNNKRIPQEWSWEEERRRIWEHHSPNMRSTFANPVTYSDYQGEVPVVPLPATLTGKEEAKVANRWEAAWRRFGLVICDVQGVEFLDLNPPPGKRVIYEKSLETGEWSEERVSV; encoded by the coding sequence atgATGGAGAACGACTGGAAAATAAAGTTAACTAAGCTATTGAAAGACAACAGTGACTCTTCGGGGCTCCTTCATCCTGAATACATGCAATTAGCTACTTTACCATCTGAAGGGGACAAGTATCCTCGTAATCGTACTGTAGCAATTCGTGGATTCCTGAACTCAGGATGGGAAACTGACAAGGATGATTTAGACACAGATTTGCTTGTGTTTTCGACAGACGTGGAATCGCAGAAAGCAAAGGATATTTCCCTTCGTCAAGCAAAGTCAACACCGACGGGTCCCATGCACAATACCTTTGAACTTTGCAGCTGGCTTCCTAAAACCATGCAACAGGTTCGCCTTTGGGGCCAAATTTGGTTCTACACTCCTGACCTCGCAGAGAAGAATGAGTTTCCGAAAGAAGATCTTCTAACCTCACATTTAAGTCGAAACAATAAACGCATTCCTCAGGAATGGTCTTGGGAAGAAGAACGTCGTCGCATTTGGGAACACCATAGTCCTAACATGCGCTCTACATTTGCCAATCCTGTCACATATAGCGATTATCAAGGGGAAGTCCCTGTGGTACCACTTCCTGCTACTCTTACTGGTAAAGAAGAGGCTAAGGTTGCTAACCGCTGGGAGGCCGCCTGGAGACGTTTTGGACTGGTTATTTGTGACGTCCAAGGTGTTGAATTTCTCGACTTGAATCCCCCTCCTGGAAAGCGCGTAATTTATGAGAAGAGTTTGGAAACAGGGGAATGGTCTGAAGAGCGTGTGAGTGTTTGA
- the mpr1 gene encoding histidine-containing response regulator phosphotransferase Mpr1 translates to MMNSNTNYDRNAENRTLKRNEQIQAASLARTLQSSGIAERARSPSGSAVPHVYQRCPSSSHVRDSSLPVTSSPAYVAMTSRMSSLKGSPSSTSMLSENSEEGSEKQDKNISQQIDISNYLNNQKINGKNLPIASLEALVKEGVLSDELSFVAYDMSFDDDMFRNPQLIDHATFDQLLEMDDDDQHEFSKSIVFNYFEQAETTIKELHEALKRKDLKKLSSLGHFLKGSSAALGLTEMKKVCERIQNYGALRSRDGALTLPTEEIALDFIGRTLGTVEDVYSDVHSYLEKFYQNLIH, encoded by the coding sequence ATGATGAATTCAAACACGAATTATGATCGCAATGCAGAAAACAGaactttaaaaagaaatgaacaaaTTCAGGCGGCTAGCTTAGCTAGAACATTGCAAAGCTCGGGTATTGCTGAAAGGGCTCGCTCTCCATCAGGTTCAGCGGTACCCCATGTATATCAAAGATGCCCCAGTAGTAGCCACGTTCGCGATTCTTCACTTCCAGTAACCTCCAGCCCAGCCTACGTGGCTATGACTTCTCGAATGTCTTCTTTGAAAGGGTCGCCTAGTTCAACTTCCATGCTGAGCGAAAATTCTGAAGAGGGGAGCGAAAAGCAAGACAAAAATATAAGTCAACAAATCGACATATCCAATTATCtcaacaatcaaaaaataaacgGGAAAAATCTGCCAATTGCTTCCCTCGAAGCGTTGGTAAAAGAAGGTGTCCTCTCTGATgaactttcttttgttgcttATGACATGTCTTTTGACGACGACATGTTTCGAAACCCGCAGCTCATTGACCATGCAACTTTTGATCAGCTCTTAGAGatggatgatgatgatCAGCACGAGTTTAGCAAAAGTATTGTATTCAACTACTTTGAGCAAGCTGAAACAACTATTAAGGAATTACATGAGGCACTCAAGCggaaggatttgaaaaaattgtctTCTTTGGGTCACTTCTTGAAAGGCTCTTCTGCAGCCTTGGGTCTTACggaaatgaagaaagtTTGTGAACGTATCCAAAATTATGGCGCCCTTCGTAGTAGGGACGGTGCACTTACCCTTCCTACAGAAGAGATAGCTCTGGATTTCATTGGCAGAACTCTAGGTACTGTCGAGGATGTTTATAGCGATGTCCATTcttatttggaaaagttttatCAGAATCttattcattaa
- the maa1 gene encoding mitochondrial aspartate aminotransferase Maa1, whose translation MFSGASLVKTSTGRVTNKAVFQYAFMNGGKTAGLNLQRGFQGWANVPMGPPDPIFGISETFKKDSFPKKINLGVGAYRDDTGKPYVLPSVRTAEAEILKQDLDKEYLPMTGDNSFCEEATRMAYGDVYDSISNRLVAAQSVSGTGALLLSSRFFSKFYPSKDIYISNPTWGNHKNVFSNAGLNIKEYRYYNPITKGLDIEGMLSDLSQAPNSSIVLLHACAHNPTGVDPTHAQWNDILRVVRDKGHFVLLDMAYQGFASGDFARDTYATQLFASNNVPMFLCQSFAKNMGLYGERVGCFSSLTASPEEAARFESQLKILVRASYSNPPVHGARIARFILKNNDLRAQWAGEVKGMASRIISMRQALRSILENDLKSKHGWKHITDQIGMFCYTGLTPEQVATLSRDYHIYLTKNGRISIAGINTSNVRYLAEAIHTVTSN comes from the coding sequence ATGTTTTCTGGGGCTTCGCTCGTAAAGACTAGTACAGGTAGAGTCACGAATAAGGCTGTTTTTCAGTATGCCTTCATGAACGGCGGGAAAACTGCCGGCTTGAACCTGCAGCGTGGATTTCAAGGATGGGCCAATGTGCCCATGGGCCCTCCTGATCcaatttttggtatttcagaaacttttaaaaaagatagtTTTCCCAAGAAAATCAACTTGGGTGTCGGTGCCTACCGAGATGACACGGGAAAGCCATATGTTTTGCCCAGCGTCCGCACCGCGGAAGCTGAAATCTTGAAGCAAGACCTGGACAAGGAGTACTTGCCCATGACGGGAGATAACAGCTTCTGTGAGGAAGCTACACGCATGGCTTATGGTGATGTTTACGATAGCATAAGCAATCGTTTGGTTGCAGCCCAATCCGTCAGCGGAACAGGTGCATTGCTCCTTTCGTCTCGATTTTTTTCGAAGTTTTATCCATCAAAAGACATCTACATCTCCAATCCTACTTGGGGAAACCACAAAAATGTGTTTAGCAATGCAGGCTTAAATATCAAAGAGTATCGTTACTACAACCCAATTACAAAGGGACTCGACATCGAAGGCATGCTTAGTGATTTGTCACAAGCTCCCAACAGCTCCATTGTCCTTTTGCATGCGTGTGCTCATAATCCTACTGGAGTGGATCCCACACATGCTCAATGGAACGACATTCTCCGAGTTGTTCGCGACAAGGGTCATTTTGTATTGTTGGACATGGCTTACCAAGGTTTTGCCAGTGGTGACTTTGCACGCGACACCTATGCCACCCAATTGTTTGCCTCAAACAATGTCCCAATGTTTTTGTGCCAGTCTTTTGCCAAAAACATGGGTCTTTATGGCGAACGTGTAGGTTGCTTTAGTTCCTTGACCGCCTCTCCCGAAGAAGCTGCCAGATTCGAAAGCCAACTGAAAATCTTGGTTCGTGCTTCCTACTCCAACCCTCCCGTCCATGGAGCCCGAATCGCCAGatttattttgaagaacAACGACCTTCGTGCCCAATGGGCTGGCGAAGTCAAGGGCATGGCTAGCCGTATTATTTCTATGCGCCAAGCCTTGCGCTccattttggaaaatgatttgaaaagcaaacacGGCTGGAAGCATATTACCGACCAAATTGGTATGTTTTGCTACACCGGTTTAACGCCTGAGCAAGTCGCAACCTTGAGCAGGGACTATCACATTTACTTGACCAAGAATGGTCGAATCAGTATTGCTGGCATTAACACTTCCAACGTCCGTTACCTTGCTGAAGCAATTCATACCGTTACCTCTAATTAA
- a CDS encoding KH domain RNA-binding protein, giving the protein MSKSDAVSRLLAEISAQQSQKQVVPELPYPTSSGIINLNDPNPSLGTFVRLYDPAFSSQVYQDPSPGTAPVNPSTYHPPNPSSSLKTSYSFPVKSCYVGMLIGKRGEKLQKMESATKTRVQFMPETPSKPGERTAIITGQTENIDMCRREISQKIKDYQDVLTSTAFPALAYATGSNPNPTYETPDPFVIPEHHIGLVIGKGGEKIRDLQEATETKIIINTDTDLMNPLRPVSFQGSPDRVSRAKSIIQDIVVQEQLKINSLSTTFNPNKVHTDVMAVPRESVGMIIGRGGETVREIYAKTMCQLKISPDGGPSVPEREITFIGTPSSVELAKWDVLDRLERAGVPLRRLAHPPIHPAASLPQTMPPTNVSAMPMPMPEPYPAPYGDYENYMKSWQQYPSNPMYPK; this is encoded by the coding sequence ATGTCCAAATCTGACGCAGTTTCTCGCTTGTTGGCAGAGATTTCTGCCCAGCAAAGCCAAAAACAAGTTGTTCCAGAGCTTCCTTATCCCACTTCTAGTGGCATCATCAACTTGAACGACCCTAATCCATCTTTGGGAACATTCGTTCGTCTTTATGATCCTGCTTTCTCTTCCCAAGTATACCAAGATCCATCGCCAGGAACTGCTCCTGTAAACCCATCTACATATCATCCACCAAACCCTTCTAGCTCCTTGAAAACTTCGTATTCGTTCCCCGTCAAAAGCTGCTACGTAGGCATGCTCATTGGAAAACGCGGCGAAAAGCTCCAAAAAATGGAATCGGCCACAAAGACAAGAGTCCAATTTATGCCTGAAACTCCTTCGAAACCAGGCGAACGAACGGCTATCATTACCGGCCAAACCGAAAACATTGATATGTGTCGCCGAGAAATTTcgcaaaaaataaaggattACCAAGATGTACTTACATCTACGGCATTTCCGGCTTTAGCATATGCCACTGGCAGCAATCCCAATCCCACGTATGAGACCCCTGATCCATTTGTTATTCCTGAGCATCACATTGGGCTTGTTATTGGGAAAGGCGGTGAAAAGATCCGCGATTTGCAAGAAGCAACAGAAACAAAGATTATAATTAATACTGATACCGATTTAATGAACCCTTTGCGACCGGTTTCCTTCCAAGGGTCACCAGATCGTGTTTCTAGAGCAAAGTCTATCATTCAAGATATTGTGGTACAGGAACAACTGAAAATCAACTCTCTTTCAACTACCTTCAATCCAAACAAAGTACACACGGATGTAATGGCTGTACCAAGAGAATCTGTGGGAATGATTATTGGGAGAGGCGGTGAGACCGTTCGTGAGATCTATGCAAAGACCATGTGCCAGTTAAAAATATCTCCTGATGGTGGTCCTTCTGTTCCTGAACGTGAAATCACATTTATCGGAACTCCGTCAAGTGTGGAATTGGCAAAATGGGACGTTTTAGACCGATTGGAGAGAGCCGGCGTGCCCCTTCGTCGCCTTGCTCATCCACCCATTCATCCTGCCGCGTCTTTACCTCAAACGATGCCTCCGACAAACGTTTCTGCAATGCCCATGCCTATGCCGGAGCCATACCCTGCTCCGTACGGAGATTATGAAAATTACATGAAATCATGGCAGCAGTATCCTTCTAATCCCATGTACCCCAAGTAA
- the rpt2 gene encoding 19S proteasome base subcomplex ATPase subunit Rpt2, which translates to MGQAQSGGFSNFGDGANGDKKKDQKKDKPKYEPPVPTRIGRRKKKAQSGPESAAKLPAVLPNTRCRLRLLKLQRIHDHLLMEEEYVQNQERLKPQDERTQEERNRVDEIRGTPMSVGTLEEIIDDDHAIVSTAGPEYYVSIMSFVDKDMLEPGCSVLLHHKAMSIVGILLDDTDPMINVMKLDKAPTESYADIGGLESQIQEIKEAVELPLTHPELYEEMGIKPPKGVILYGAPGTGKTLLAKAVANQTSATFLRVVGSELIQKYLGDGPRLVRQLFNAAEEHSPSIVFIDEIDAIGTKRYEAQSGAEREIQRTMLELLNQLDGFDTTNRDIKVIMATNRISDLDPALIRPGRIDRKILFESPDETTKRKIFTIHTSKMNLGEDVNLEELIQSKDELSGAEIKAIVSEAGLLALRERRMRVVMEDFRQAREKVLKTKDEGGPAGGLYI; encoded by the exons atg GGTCAAGCACAATCTGGTGGATTCTCCAATTTTGGAGATGGAGCAAATGGtgacaagaaaaaagaccaaaagaaggataagCCTAAATATGAACCTCCGGTTCCTACTCGTATCGGCCGccgtaaaaagaaagcacaAAGTGGACCAGAGTCAGCAGCAAAGCTACCGGCTGTTTTACCCAATACTCGATGCCGCTTGAGGTTGCTCAAATTACAGCGTATTCATGACCACTTACTAATGGAAGAAGAGTATGTACAAAACCAAGAACGTCTTAAGCCCCAAGATGAGAGAACCCAAGAGGAACGCAATAGAGTGGACGAGATTCGTGGTACCCCTATGTCCGTAGGTACCCTAGAGGAAATCATTGATGATGATCATGCTATTGTTTCTACTGCCGGACCCGAATATTATGTCTCAATTATGTCTTTCGTTGACAAAGACATGCTAGAGCCTGGTTGTAGTGTATTGCTTCATCACAAGGCAATGAGCATCGTTGGTATTTTGCTTGATGATACGGATCCTATGATTAATGTTATGAAACTTGATAAAGCCCCTACTGAAAGTTACGCCGATATTGGTGGTCTCGAGTctcaaattcaagaaatcaaagaagCAGTTGAATTACCTCTTACTCATCCAGAATTATATGAAGAAATGGGTATTAAACCTCCAAAAGGTGTTATTCTCTATGGTGCACCTGGTACTGGTAAAACACTATTAGCGAAAGCCGTTGCTAATCAAACATCCGCAACCTTTTTGCGTGTTGTGGGTTCTGAAttgattcaaaaatatcTGGGTGATGGTCCACGTCTTGTTCGACAATTATTTAATGCCGCTGAAGAGCATTCACCCTCAATCGTATTTATAGATGAAATAGATGCTATCGGAACCAAACGTTATGAAGCTCAATCGGGTGctgaaagagaaattcAACGTACAATGTTGGAGCTGCTAAACCAGCTTGATGGATTTGACACCACCAACCGTGATATCAAGGTCATCATGGCCACCAACCGTATTAGCGATCTCGATCCTGCCCTTATTCGACCTGGCCGTATTGATagaaaaattcttttcgaAAGTCCTGACGAAACaactaaaagaaagattttcACTATTCATACGTCTAAAATGAACTTAGGCGAAGATGTCAATCTCGAAGAATTGATTCAATCCAAAGATGAATTATCTGGTGCTGAAATCAAAGCTATCGTTTCTGAGGCTGGTCTTTTAGCACTTCGTGAACGAAGAATGCGTGTTGTTATGGAGGACTTCCGACAAGCCCGcgaaaaagttttgaaaaccaaagatgaaGGCGGTCCTGCTGGCGGTCTGTATATCTAA
- a CDS encoding acid phosphatase — protein MSQMSATSVHYPDPVAGLDFPKQLELKYLQVVFRHGERSPVKERLESAGIPKDWKLCNNARRFFAQVKGAKEWSVLGFERKTEAPVDSSLAAPPKEEADSGVCINGELTDIGRITTRNLGEYLRERYINKLGFLPDRIQNANGIYMRATPMTRALESLEHVFAGLYPDEKRQGVVPTIYTRNWSHENLLPNENNCPRLVQLYEEFAERAAKIYDPLLAGRASEMMSQFMNGQSVRVVSSHPRLSGLLDTINAAIGNRLELHPNLVDEQWLRDSAQAVSEEWFGGYKVSNLMRQLGAGSLLNDLFMRMENQVKADKSGAPSDRLALYGAHDVTLAAILASLDAFDYQWPPFTSHLELELFKDTSDEASPKAIAGKPESPLKPSKQDTPSKDNGISNYPSDELSDWYVRITYNSNHVVMGACRGQGYRGNETICPLSIFKDAVRALKPEDYHSMCKPVKK, from the coding sequence ATGTCACAAATGTCTGCTACTTCCGTTCATTATCCAGATCCAGTGGCGGGCTTGGATTTTCCTAAGCAGCTTGAGCTCAAGTATTTACAGGTGGTGTTTCGACATGGTGAGCGTTCTCCGgtgaaagaaagattgGAGTCGGCTGGTATTCCTAAGGATTGGAAGCTTTGTAACAATGCTAGAAGATTTTTTGCTCAAGTAAAAGGAGCCAAGGAATGGTCCGTACTCggatttgaaagaaaaacagaGGCTCCTGTAGATTCATCTTTAGCGGCTCCTCCCAAAGAGGAAGCAGATAGCGGCGTATGTATTAATGGTGAATTAACAGACATCGGAAGAATTACAACCCGTAACCTCGGTGAATATCTTCGAGAGCGTTATATTAACAAACTCGGATTCCTACCAGACAGGATTCAAAATGCTAACGGAATTTACATGCGCGCTACACCCATGACTCGTGCTCTCGAATCTTTAGAACATGTTTTTGCTGGGCTTTATCCTGACGAAAAACGCCAAGGTGTCGTGCCTACCATTTATACCCGCAATTGGTCTCACGAAAACTTACTTCCAAACGAAAACAACTGTCCCAGACTTGTTCAATTGTACGAGGAATTTGCTGAAAGAGCTGCTAAAATTTACGATCCTCTTCTTGCTGGAAGAGCGTCGGAAATGATGAGTCAGTTCATGAACGGTCAATCTGTTCGTGTTGTCTCTAGTCATCCTCGTCTTAGTGGTCTTTTGGATACAATTAATGCTGCTATTGGCAATCGACTCGAACTTCATCCTAACTTGGTGGATGAGCAGTGGTTGCGGGATTCTGCGCAGGCGGTTTCCGAAGAATGGTTTGGAGGATATAAAGTATCAAATTTAATGCGTCAACTCGGTGCAGGAAGCCTTTTAAATGATCTTTTTATGCGAATGGAAAACCAAGTTAAGGCTGATAAAAGTGGCGCTCCTTCAGATCGTTTGGCTTTGTATGGAGCTCACGATGTAACATTAGCTGCAATCCTTGCTTCACTAGATGCTTTTGATTATCAATGGCCTCCCTTTACTTCTCATCTTGAATTGGAACTTTTTAAAGATACCTCCGACGAAGCTTCTCCAAAAGCTATTGCTGGAAAACCTGAAAGTCCTTTAAAACCTAGCAAACAAGACACACCTTCCAAGGATAATGGTATTTCAAACTATCCTTCAGATGAATTATCTGATTGGTATGTTCGAATTACTTACAATTCGAATCATGTCGTTATGGGTGCTTGCCGTGGACAAGGTTACAGGGGAAATGAGACTATTTGTCCTTTGTCTATTTTCAAGGATGCCGTCCGAGCCTTGAAGCCCGAAGACTATCATTCCATGTGTAAGCCTgtgaaaaagtaa